In Mesorhizobium sp. 113-3-3, a genomic segment contains:
- a CDS encoding cation:proton antiporter domain-containing protein: MGGSAEGLFVAEIVLLLLVGRGLGEIFQRYGQPAIMGQLIGGILLGPSLFGWIWPDAQHLIFSSDPAQKSMIDAVSQLGILLLLLLTGMETDLRLVRRVGAACFSISITGVVVPFACGFALAQFLPDTLLPDPTQRVVAGLFLGTALSISSVKIVAMVVREMNFMRRNLGQVIISSAIIEDTIGWLIIAVTFGIATNGSLQLLPLITTVAEVALFMAFSFTIGRRLVFTLIRWSNDSFRSEYAVITVILIIMGVMALITNLIGVHTVLGAFVAGILVGESPILSDHIESQLRGVITALFMPVFFGMAGLSADLTVLADPTLASLTLALVAIASVGKFGGAFLGGRIAGMSFKEATAVGSAMNARGSTEVIVASIGLSMNILSHNLFTMIVTMAVITTLAMPPMLRWALGRLPVGHAEKQRVDRELLDERGFVSRLERLLLLVDDSPVGKFTAYLAGLVGGGSGMPTTLLHLQDGKLAGQVNDKGPERASREVKKGAARSARAVSRAEDTLVDKVHLTARTELEASAETIAAEARKGYGLLLAGLENTLTDKGTFSGALKDISSGFDGPLCLVLNGAKANGKMPVLRAGTTILVPVNGTEVARRAADFALALARPHRARVKVLYVSQARQGSRPGSVSHRREEAVLKDVADLADRYGVAVDTAIRTRATADRAIAREVEKGAAMVVMGVTQRPGDELFFGDTATAVLAAVACPVVLLASERVKRTDANAEGTAAEIGA, from the coding sequence ATGGGCGGCTCGGCCGAAGGCCTCTTCGTCGCCGAGATCGTGCTTCTCCTGCTGGTCGGCCGCGGCCTCGGCGAAATCTTCCAGCGCTACGGCCAGCCGGCGATCATGGGCCAGCTGATCGGCGGCATCCTGCTCGGCCCCTCGCTGTTCGGCTGGATATGGCCCGACGCGCAGCACCTGATCTTCTCCAGCGATCCGGCGCAGAAGAGCATGATCGATGCCGTCTCCCAACTTGGCATCCTGCTGCTCCTCCTGTTGACCGGCATGGAGACGGATCTGCGCCTGGTGCGCCGCGTGGGGGCTGCCTGCTTCTCGATCTCGATCACCGGCGTCGTCGTGCCTTTCGCCTGCGGCTTCGCGCTGGCGCAGTTCCTGCCGGACACCCTGCTGCCCGACCCGACACAGCGCGTCGTCGCCGGGCTGTTCCTCGGCACGGCGCTGTCGATCTCCTCCGTCAAGATCGTCGCCATGGTGGTGCGCGAGATGAACTTCATGCGCCGCAATCTCGGCCAGGTCATCATCTCCTCGGCCATCATCGAGGACACGATCGGCTGGCTGATTATCGCCGTCACCTTCGGCATCGCCACCAATGGCAGCCTGCAGCTTTTGCCACTCATCACCACCGTGGCCGAGGTGGCGCTGTTCATGGCGTTTTCCTTCACTATCGGCCGCCGCCTTGTCTTCACGCTGATCCGCTGGAGCAACGATTCTTTCCGCAGCGAATATGCCGTCATCACGGTGATCCTCATCATCATGGGCGTCATGGCGCTGATCACCAATCTGATCGGCGTCCACACCGTGCTCGGCGCCTTCGTCGCCGGCATACTTGTCGGCGAATCGCCAATCCTGTCCGATCACATCGAGAGCCAGTTGCGCGGCGTCATCACCGCCCTGTTCATGCCGGTGTTCTTCGGTATGGCGGGCCTGTCCGCCGACCTTACCGTGCTTGCCGATCCGACGCTGGCATCGCTGACGCTGGCACTGGTTGCCATCGCCAGCGTCGGCAAGTTCGGCGGCGCCTTTCTCGGCGGCAGGATCGCCGGCATGTCGTTCAAAGAGGCCACCGCCGTCGGCAGCGCCATGAACGCCCGCGGCTCGACCGAGGTCATCGTCGCCAGCATCGGCCTGTCGATGAACATCCTGTCCCACAATCTGTTCACGATGATCGTCACCATGGCCGTCATCACCACGCTCGCCATGCCGCCCATGCTGCGCTGGGCGCTCGGCCGCCTGCCGGTTGGACATGCCGAGAAGCAGCGCGTCGACCGCGAACTGCTCGACGAGCGCGGCTTCGTCTCCAGGCTGGAGCGCCTGCTGCTGCTGGTCGACGACAGCCCGGTCGGCAAATTCACTGCTTACCTTGCAGGCCTGGTCGGCGGCGGCAGCGGCATGCCCACCACGCTGCTTCATCTCCAGGACGGCAAGCTCGCCGGCCAGGTTAACGACAAAGGTCCGGAGCGCGCGTCCAGGGAGGTCAAGAAGGGGGCCGCCAGGAGCGCAAGAGCCGTCAGCAGGGCAGAGGACACGCTTGTCGACAAGGTTCATCTCACAGCCCGCACCGAGCTCGAAGCCAGCGCCGAGACGATCGCCGCGGAAGCCCGCAAGGGCTATGGGCTTCTGTTGGCCGGGCTGGAGAACACTCTGACCGACAAGGGCACCTTCAGCGGTGCGCTGAAGGACATCAGCAGCGGGTTCGACGGCCCGCTCTGCCTCGTGCTGAACGGAGCCAAGGCCAATGGAAAGATGCCCGTGCTGCGCGCCGGAACCACGATACTGGTCCCCGTCAACGGCACCGAGGTCGCGCGCCGCGCCGCTGATTTCGCGCTGGCGCTGGCGCGGCCGCACCGGGCCCGCGTCAAGGTGCTCTATGTCTCGCAAGCCAGGCAAGGCAGCCGGCCAGGCTCGGTCTCGCACCGCCGGGAGGAAGCCGTGCTCAAGGATGTCGCCGATCTCGCCGACCGCTATGGCGTCGCCGTCGACACCGCGATCCGCACCCGGGCCACGGCAGACAGGGCGATTGCCAGGGAGGTGGAAAAAGGGGCCGCGATGGTGGTGATGGGTGTCACCCAACGGCCGGGCGACGAGCTGTTCTTCGGCGACACGGCGACAGCCGTGCTCGCCGCGGTCGCCTGCCCGGTCGTGCTTCTGGCCAGCGAACGCGTCAAGCGAACCGATGCCAATGCCGAGGGGACGGCAGCCGAAATCGGCGCCTGA
- a CDS encoding DUF2270 domain-containing protein, translating to MNDASATPVGPVLSSTERVNTLSHFHRAEIARMAGWRDRLDRTTNWSITVVAAMLSVSLSTASAHHGVLLFAMLLILLLLWIEARRYRFFDFYRARVRQFERHYFAQIFSPQPDFASDWLLIVGEGLRAPKFLLSHRAALARRLRRNYIYLFLILLLAWVLKISTPSLQTAGVRTGFVGSLREAIDSAALGPIPGVAIVVIVAGFYVGLLAIVLFAAGDDGELAFGDVHV from the coding sequence ATGAACGATGCGTCGGCGACGCCCGTGGGTCCCGTCCTTTCCTCGACGGAGCGCGTGAACACGCTGTCGCATTTTCACCGCGCCGAGATCGCGCGCATGGCGGGCTGGCGTGATCGGCTCGACAGGACCACGAACTGGTCGATCACCGTGGTGGCGGCAATGCTTTCAGTGTCGCTGTCGACGGCCAGCGCGCACCATGGCGTGCTGCTGTTCGCCATGCTGCTGATCCTGCTGCTTTTGTGGATCGAGGCGCGCCGCTACCGCTTCTTCGACTTCTATCGAGCCCGCGTGCGCCAGTTCGAGCGCCACTATTTCGCGCAGATCTTCTCGCCGCAGCCCGACTTCGCCTCGGACTGGCTGCTCATCGTCGGCGAAGGCCTGCGCGCGCCGAAATTCCTGCTGTCGCATCGTGCCGCCTTGGCGCGGCGCCTGCGCCGCAATTACATCTACCTCTTCCTCATCCTGCTGCTGGCATGGGTGCTGAAGATATCGACACCCAGCCTGCAAACCGCGGGGGTCAGAACCGGCTTTGTCGGCTCGCTGCGCGAGGCGATCGACAGCGCCGCGCTTGGTCCCATCCCAGGCGTCGCGATCGTGGTGATCGTGGCCGGGTTTTATGTCGGATTGCTCGCCATCGTCCTTTTCGCGGCGGGCGACGACGGCGAACTCGCCTTCGGCGACGTCCACGTCTGA